Genomic segment of Streptomyces roseifaciens:
CAGCTTACGGACAGCCGCTGTACCCGGTCCGTGTCGCACGTACGGGGGCAGGTCGTACAGGCGTCCTCGGGGCGCACGGTGTAGAAGAGGCAGCAACTGACGCGATCACGGGTCGGGATCGGCTCTCCCAGGCGGCCGGTAAGCATCCGGAAGGCCGCGCCGCCGGCGTACGGCGGCGTCACCCCCGGCAGCAGCAGGGCCAGTTCGCGGCGCGCCCGTTCCTCCTCGCCGAGCAGCTGTCCCACATACCACAGCGATTCGGCCAGTTCGTCCGTCACCATGCCCCACAGGGCGCGCGGACCGCGCCGCATACGCGGCTGGAAGCCGACCAGCACGGGTGTGAAATGCGCGGCAATGGAAGCGCGCACTTCCGCGCGCAGTGCCTCTTCACCGGGGACCGTCCGGGCGCCCGGCAGGCCGGCGGCCGGGTCGCCGGGCAAACACGCGAACTCCGCCGCCCGGGCCGTCATCCGGCCCAGCGCGCGGTGGAAGGAGACGTCCCCGGCGGACAGCCGCGGCACCCTGCGGTGCAGGAACCAGGGGACGGTGACGAGCAGGCAGGCCGGCCACGCGTAGCGGTGCAGGCCGACGCTCGCGACGACGTCGGGGCGGGCCTGCGCCCCGTGGTCGCGCCGGATC
This window contains:
- a CDS encoding (2Fe-2S)-binding protein — protein: MTSAPTAPPSLSDSYARLAEVFPALSVTAGPPCTGEGWVSAAGLAEGAGELDAFLAWDDEQIRRDHGAQARPDVVASVGLHRYAWPACLLVTVPWFLHRRVPRLSAGDVSFHRALGRMTARAAEFACLPGDPAAGLPGARTVPGEEALRAEVRASIAAHFTPVLVGFQPRMRRGPRALWGMVTDELAESLWYVGQLLGEEERARRELALLLPGVTPPYAGGAAFRMLTGRLGEPIPTRDRVSCCLFYTVRPEDACTTCPRTCDTDRVQRLSVS